The following are encoded together in the Microterricola viridarii genome:
- a CDS encoding PQQ-dependent sugar dehydrogenase: protein MLVPVQPSGAPSVVTSRLDAPWSILRLTAAGVGARAGSAVTTADGMAVPDGTTLISERDSADVLELLADGSTRVVGTVAGVAPGGEGGLLGLAALAAEAGSPGTWVYAYFTSDSDNRIVRMQLQGAPGALALGAAEPVTGGIPRASNHDGGRIAFGPDGMLYATAGDAGNREGAQSTDYLGGKILRMSPTGAVPADNPFGNLVWSLGHRNPQGIGWDSRGRLWAAEFGQDTWDELNLVTPGSNYGWPVVEGAAGDPRFVDPVQQWPTDEASPSGLAVVNDTVFIAALRGERLWRWVPDSGQPATPWFVGEFGRIRDVAAGPDGTLWFLSNNTDGRGDPGIDDDRLWQVALAPAPG from the coding sequence GTGCTCGTTCCGGTGCAGCCCAGCGGCGCGCCGAGTGTGGTCACCAGCCGGCTCGACGCGCCATGGTCGATCTTGCGCCTGACGGCGGCCGGCGTCGGCGCGCGCGCCGGGAGCGCGGTCACCACCGCCGACGGCATGGCAGTGCCGGATGGCACCACGCTCATCAGCGAGCGCGACAGCGCTGACGTGCTCGAACTGTTGGCGGACGGCAGCACACGAGTCGTCGGCACCGTGGCCGGGGTTGCGCCCGGTGGCGAGGGCGGGCTGCTCGGGTTGGCCGCCCTCGCGGCCGAAGCGGGCTCCCCCGGAACCTGGGTGTACGCCTACTTCACCAGCGACTCCGACAACCGCATCGTGCGGATGCAGCTGCAGGGCGCGCCGGGCGCTCTCGCGCTCGGCGCGGCCGAGCCCGTCACCGGCGGGATCCCTCGCGCCAGCAACCACGACGGCGGGCGCATCGCCTTCGGCCCGGACGGCATGCTCTACGCCACCGCCGGCGACGCCGGCAACCGTGAGGGCGCCCAGAGCACCGACTACCTCGGCGGCAAGATCCTGCGGATGAGTCCGACGGGGGCCGTGCCGGCCGACAACCCGTTCGGCAACCTGGTCTGGAGCCTCGGCCACCGCAACCCGCAGGGCATCGGCTGGGATTCCCGCGGGCGCCTCTGGGCCGCCGAGTTCGGGCAGGACACCTGGGACGAGCTGAACCTGGTGACCCCGGGCAGCAACTATGGCTGGCCCGTCGTCGAGGGGGCAGCGGGCGACCCGCGCTTCGTCGACCCTGTGCAGCAGTGGCCGACGGACGAGGCCAGCCCGAGCGGTCTGGCCGTGGTGAACGACACCGTGTTCATCGCGGCGCTGCGCGGCGAGCGCCTGTGGCGCTGGGTGCCGGATTCCGGCCAGCCGGCGACGCCCTGGTTCGTCGGGGAGTTCGGGCGCATCCGCGACGTCGCGGCCGGCCCGGACGGCACGCTGTGGTTCCTCAGCAACAACACCGACGGGCGCGGCGACCCGGGCATCGACGACGACAGGCTGTGGCAGGTGGCGCTCGCGCCGGCGCCCGGCTGA
- the rpoB gene encoding DNA-directed RNA polymerase subunit beta gives MAAARNATTNTPKNGRAASRLSFAKITDTLTVPDLLALQTESFDWLVGNDAWKARLAEAKAEGRTDLPEHTGLDEIFEEISPIEDLGETMQLSFTNPELEPEKYTIDECKQKGKTYSAPLYVNAEFMNHLTGEIKTQTVFMGDFPLMTPKGTFVINGSERVVVSQLVRSPGVYFERQQEKTSDKDIFSARVIPSRGAWLEFEIDKRDQVGVRIDRKRKQSVTVFLKALGLTSEEIMEEFKGFASIELTLEKDAILTKEEALKDIYRKLRPGEQVAAEAARALLDNFYFNPKRYDLAKVGRYKINNKLGLEAPLTDSVLTVQDIIATIKYLVSLHDGQTTIRGTRQGKAVDLRIDTDDIDNFGNRRIRAVGELIQNQVRTGLSRMERVVRERMTTQDIEAITPQTLINVRPVVAAIKEFFGTSQLSQFMDQNNPLAGLTHKRRLSALGPGGLSRDRAGVEVRDVHPSHYGRMCPIETPEGPNIGLIGSLASFARINSFGFIETPYRKVVDGVVTAQIDYLTAMEEDEYIVAQANAPLKADGRFAEDRVLARKKGGEVDLFAHDAIGYMDVSPRQMVSVATSLIPFLEHDDANRALMGANMQRQAVPLLRSDSPYVGTGMEGFAAIDAGDVVTADKSGVVAEVSADAVTIQLDEGGTQSYFMRKFDRSNQGTSYNNRVVVSAGDRIEAGEVIADGPATDNGELALGKNLLVAFMTWEGHNFEDAIILSQNLVKDDVLSSIHIEEYDVDARDTKLGKEEITRDLPNVSPELLADLDERGIIRIGAEVRPGDILVGKVTPKGETELSAEERLLRAIFNEKSREVRDTSLKVPHGEQGTIIGVKVFDSEQDDELGSGVNQRVVVYIAQKRKITEGDKLAGRHGNKGVISKILPVEDMPFLADGTPVDIILNPLGIPGRMNFGQVLETHLGWVAKQGWKVEGSPAWAKKLPKQAHEAAPGTKVATPVFDGASEEEIEGLLDSTTLTRDGDRLIDRTGKALLFDGRSGEPYPQPVSVGYMYILKLHHLVDDKIHARSTGPYSMITQQPLGGKAQFGGQRFGEMEVWALEAYGAAYALQELLTIKSDDILGRVKVYEAIVKGENIQEPGIPESFKVLIKEMQSLCLNVEVLSADGTAVSLRDTDDEVFRAAEELGINISARFESSSVDEI, from the coding sequence TTGGCTGCTGCGCGCAACGCAACCACCAACACACCCAAGAACGGTCGCGCCGCATCGCGTCTCTCGTTCGCAAAGATCACTGACACCCTGACGGTCCCTGACCTTCTGGCTCTGCAGACCGAGAGCTTTGACTGGCTCGTCGGTAACGACGCCTGGAAGGCTCGTCTTGCAGAGGCAAAGGCCGAGGGTCGTACAGACCTGCCGGAGCACACCGGCCTCGACGAGATCTTCGAGGAGATCTCGCCCATCGAGGACCTCGGCGAAACGATGCAGCTCAGCTTCACCAACCCGGAGCTCGAGCCTGAGAAGTACACCATCGACGAGTGCAAGCAGAAGGGCAAGACCTACTCTGCGCCCCTCTACGTGAACGCCGAGTTCATGAACCACCTCACCGGTGAGATCAAGACTCAGACCGTGTTCATGGGTGACTTCCCGCTGATGACCCCCAAGGGCACCTTCGTGATCAACGGCTCGGAGCGCGTCGTCGTCTCCCAGCTCGTTCGTTCGCCCGGTGTGTACTTTGAGCGCCAGCAGGAGAAGACCTCCGACAAGGACATCTTCTCTGCCCGCGTGATCCCGAGCCGTGGTGCATGGCTCGAGTTCGAGATCGACAAGCGCGACCAGGTCGGCGTTCGCATCGACCGCAAGCGCAAGCAGTCCGTCACCGTGTTCCTCAAGGCTCTCGGACTCACCTCCGAAGAGATCATGGAGGAGTTCAAGGGCTTCGCATCGATCGAGCTCACCCTCGAGAAGGACGCCATCCTCACCAAGGAAGAGGCGCTCAAGGACATCTACCGCAAGCTCCGCCCGGGCGAGCAGGTTGCCGCCGAGGCCGCGCGTGCGCTGCTGGACAACTTCTACTTCAACCCGAAGCGCTACGACCTGGCCAAGGTCGGTCGTTACAAGATCAACAACAAGCTCGGCCTCGAGGCCCCGCTGACCGACTCGGTGCTGACCGTCCAGGACATCATCGCGACGATCAAGTACCTCGTTTCGCTGCACGACGGCCAGACCACGATCCGTGGCACCCGTCAGGGCAAGGCTGTTGACCTGCGCATCGACACCGACGACATCGACAACTTCGGTAACCGTCGTATCCGCGCCGTCGGCGAGCTGATCCAGAACCAGGTCCGCACCGGTCTCTCCCGCATGGAGCGCGTCGTTCGCGAGCGCATGACCACGCAGGACATCGAGGCGATCACCCCGCAGACCCTGATCAACGTGCGCCCCGTCGTCGCCGCGATCAAGGAGTTCTTCGGAACCAGCCAGCTGTCCCAGTTCATGGACCAGAACAACCCCCTCGCGGGTCTGACGCACAAGCGTCGTCTCTCCGCGCTGGGCCCGGGTGGTCTGTCCCGTGACCGCGCCGGTGTTGAGGTTCGAGACGTTCACCCGTCCCACTACGGCCGCATGTGCCCGATTGAGACGCCTGAAGGCCCGAACATTGGTCTGATTGGTTCGCTCGCATCGTTCGCGCGCATCAACTCCTTCGGTTTCATCGAGACGCCGTACCGCAAGGTCGTCGACGGTGTCGTCACCGCGCAGATCGACTACCTGACCGCGATGGAAGAGGATGAGTACATCGTTGCTCAGGCCAACGCCCCGCTGAAGGCTGACGGTCGTTTCGCCGAGGACCGCGTTCTTGCTCGCAAGAAGGGCGGAGAGGTTGACCTCTTCGCACACGACGCAATTGGCTACATGGATGTCTCCCCGCGCCAGATGGTCTCGGTTGCAACCTCGCTGATTCCGTTCCTCGAGCACGATGACGCGAACCGCGCCCTCATGGGTGCCAACATGCAGCGTCAGGCTGTGCCGCTGCTGCGCAGCGACAGCCCGTACGTCGGTACCGGTATGGAAGGCTTCGCGGCCATCGATGCTGGTGACGTAGTCACCGCTGACAAGTCCGGTGTCGTCGCTGAGGTTTCGGCTGACGCCGTCACCATCCAGCTCGACGAGGGTGGCACGCAGAGCTACTTCATGCGCAAGTTCGACCGCTCCAACCAGGGCACCAGCTACAACAACCGTGTCGTCGTCTCCGCGGGTGACCGCATCGAGGCCGGCGAGGTTATTGCTGATGGCCCCGCGACCGACAACGGTGAGCTTGCCCTGGGCAAGAACCTGCTTGTCGCGTTCATGACGTGGGAGGGTCACAACTTCGAGGACGCCATCATCCTGAGCCAGAACCTGGTGAAGGATGACGTTCTCAGCTCGATTCACATCGAGGAGTACGACGTTGACGCTCGCGACACCAAGCTCGGCAAGGAAGAGATCACCCGTGACCTTCCGAACGTGAGCCCGGAGCTGCTGGCCGACCTCGACGAGCGCGGAATCATCCGCATTGGTGCAGAGGTTCGCCCCGGCGACATCCTCGTTGGCAAGGTCACGCCGAAGGGTGAGACCGAGCTCAGCGCCGAGGAGCGCCTGCTGCGCGCGATCTTCAACGAGAAGAGCCGCGAAGTCCGTGACACGAGCCTCAAGGTTCCCCACGGCGAGCAGGGCACCATCATCGGTGTCAAGGTCTTCGATTCCGAGCAGGATGACGAGCTCGGCTCTGGTGTGAACCAGCGCGTCGTCGTCTACATCGCCCAGAAGCGCAAGATCACCGAGGGTGACAAGCTCGCCGGTCGCCACGGCAACAAGGGTGTCATCTCCAAGATCCTTCCGGTCGAGGACATGCCCTTCCTTGCTGACGGCACCCCCGTCGACATCATCCTGAACCCGCTCGGTATCCCCGGTCGAATGAACTTCGGTCAGGTGCTGGAGACCCACCTTGGGTGGGTCGCCAAGCAGGGCTGGAAGGTTGAGGGAAGCCCCGCCTGGGCCAAGAAGCTGCCCAAGCAGGCTCACGAGGCTGCCCCCGGCACCAAGGTCGCGACGCCGGTATTCGACGGCGCGTCCGAGGAAGAGATCGAGGGTCTGCTTGACTCCACGACGCTCACCCGCGATGGCGACCGCCTGATCGACCGCACCGGAAAGGCCCTGCTGTTCGATGGCCGCTCCGGCGAGCCGTACCCGCAGCCGGTTTCTGTCGGCTACATGTACATCCTGAAGCTGCACCACCTCGTCGACGACAAGATTCACGCGCGTTCGACGGGCCCGTACTCGATGATCACCCAGCAGCCGCTCGGTGGTAAGGCGCAGTTCGGTGGACA
- a CDS encoding spermidine synthase, producing MGSRRGNDDIPSVTLGLSGHLAEIAPDEYVDGAYQLVVDGTPQSHVNMANPGELFFEYIQRMGHVIDLIGDPGEPITAVHLGAGALTIPRYVEATRPGSRQQVVEIESDLVEFVRTELPWSKRAQIRVRHGDAREVLGKLPPGLHGTVDLVVIDIFSGARTPAHVTSREFYALAAPLLSPRGVILVNVADGPGSAFAKAQAATLRSVLPHVIAMAEAQVLKGRRFGNFVFVAAPNPIDTDWLPRLLAGGPHPAKVIDGAELDAFANAGSIVTDDTATASPLPERTIFTLKR from the coding sequence ATGGGTTCACGGCGCGGCAATGACGACATCCCGAGCGTGACGCTCGGCCTCAGCGGGCACCTGGCGGAGATCGCGCCGGACGAATACGTCGACGGCGCCTACCAGCTGGTCGTCGACGGCACCCCGCAGTCCCACGTGAACATGGCCAACCCCGGCGAGCTGTTCTTCGAGTACATCCAGCGCATGGGCCACGTCATCGACCTGATCGGCGACCCGGGCGAGCCGATCACCGCGGTGCACCTGGGTGCCGGCGCGCTCACCATCCCCCGCTACGTGGAGGCGACCCGGCCGGGCTCTCGGCAGCAGGTTGTCGAGATCGAGAGCGACCTCGTCGAGTTCGTGCGCACCGAGCTGCCGTGGTCGAAGCGCGCGCAGATCCGGGTGCGGCACGGCGACGCCCGCGAGGTGCTCGGCAAGCTGCCGCCGGGCCTGCACGGCACCGTTGACCTCGTCGTCATCGACATCTTTTCCGGCGCGCGCACACCGGCCCACGTGACCAGCCGCGAGTTCTACGCCCTCGCCGCCCCGCTGCTCTCGCCGCGCGGCGTGATCCTGGTCAACGTGGCCGACGGCCCCGGCTCGGCCTTCGCCAAGGCGCAGGCGGCGACGCTGCGCTCGGTGCTGCCGCACGTGATCGCGATGGCCGAGGCGCAGGTGTTGAAGGGTCGCCGCTTCGGCAACTTCGTGTTCGTGGCGGCGCCGAACCCGATCGACACGGACTGGCTGCCGCGCCTGCTCGCGGGCGGGCCGCACCCGGCCAAGGTGATCGACGGGGCCGAGCTCGACGCCTTCGCGAACGCCGGCAGCATCGTCACGGATGACACGGCGACCGCCTCGCCACTGCCGGAACGCACCATCTTCACGCTGAAGCGCTAA